In one window of uncultured Acetobacteroides sp. DNA:
- a CDS encoding LytTR family DNA-binding domain-containing protein: MPLQTLLIDDEPLARERLRLLLSPYHNHISIVGEAADGATAVDLIERERPDLIFLDIQMPLLNGLEVMQQVKHLPMVVFCTAYDRYALEAFNTLSIDYLLKPVSPERIALTVQKLERMEQKVTLTDISALIRQMQPQQERRRIATIPVRHGERITLVSVNEVSYFMSGDKYVSIFTRDGREHVIDQSLKELEESLPEHFLRIHKSTIINTQMVHELQRYLGARFVFILNDTKHSRIVSGRNYGEAIKDCFRI, translated from the coding sequence ATGCCACTACAAACACTCCTTATCGACGACGAGCCACTCGCTCGCGAAAGGCTAAGGCTGCTTCTGAGCCCCTACCACAACCATATTAGCATCGTTGGCGAAGCCGCCGACGGTGCTACTGCCGTAGACCTAATCGAGCGCGAGCGCCCCGACCTCATCTTTCTCGATATCCAGATGCCTCTCCTCAACGGATTGGAAGTTATGCAGCAGGTAAAGCATCTGCCTATGGTAGTATTCTGCACTGCCTACGACAGGTATGCGCTGGAAGCCTTCAACACGCTGAGCATCGACTACCTGCTTAAGCCAGTCAGCCCCGAGCGCATTGCCCTCACGGTCCAGAAACTCGAGAGGATGGAGCAAAAGGTTACCCTTACCGACATATCGGCCTTAATTAGGCAGATGCAGCCACAACAGGAACGTCGACGAATTGCCACCATTCCCGTAAGGCACGGCGAGCGCATCACGCTGGTATCGGTAAACGAGGTCTCCTACTTCATGTCGGGTGATAAGTACGTCTCCATCTTCACCCGCGATGGTAGGGAGCACGTAATCGACCAATCGCTAAAGGAGCTAGAGGAGTCTCTTCCCGAGCATTTCCTAAGGATTCACAAGTCGACCATCATCAACACCCAGATGGTACACGAGCTGCAGCGCTACCTCGGTGCCCGATTCGTCTTCATCCTAAACGACACCAAACACTCCCGCATAGTGTCGGGCCGAAACTACGGAGAGGCCATTAAGGATTGTTTTAGAATATAA